A stretch of Aeromicrobium tamlense DNA encodes these proteins:
- a CDS encoding sugar transferase encodes MTSAIDGRDETVLPLRLVEPITSDPGLGSPSVHRELTAIPTGRSSLENLIRQGLFGHLLVLTGTVIAGVAVGMAPGALAVLAAGVVGWLGLSLAALPAYERAGSLRPAKRLIAVLALGALATLVVSDVVSAELRSAVVVLSVTAVLIVGSALAHRAAMRRVPTLLVGPADAVNRLAARWEDRHDLVVVGRCTWDSTQPLGSATVNSVVRDVPKLLRTVHGARVVITADQALGDPSLRHLAWGLQRAEIECLVLTDMNDYVEFVRPTRVGDQLALALDPPNSHLVGQAVKAFFDRSFALLAILFGAPLMGLLALAIRIDSRGPVIYRQERTGKDGVPFVIYKFRTMVVDADQRVEELREMNEGAGPLFKMTQDPRVTRVGRLLRQTSLDELPQLFNVLLGDMALVGPRPAIESETSQYSQWVWRRLHVKPGMTGLWQVSGRSNLSWDESIRLDLMYVNNWNLRMDLSILFKTVGVVLGRKGAW; translated from the coding sequence ATGACTTCAGCGATCGACGGACGAGATGAGACCGTCCTTCCGCTGCGTCTGGTGGAGCCCATCACCAGCGACCCCGGACTCGGATCTCCTTCCGTGCACCGGGAACTCACGGCGATCCCCACGGGGCGATCGTCTCTGGAGAACCTGATCCGCCAGGGCCTCTTCGGGCACCTGCTCGTGCTGACGGGCACCGTCATCGCCGGCGTGGCCGTCGGGATGGCCCCCGGAGCGCTCGCGGTCCTGGCCGCCGGCGTCGTCGGCTGGCTGGGTCTGAGCCTGGCCGCGCTGCCGGCCTACGAGCGTGCGGGCTCGCTGCGCCCCGCCAAGCGACTGATCGCCGTCCTGGCCCTCGGTGCGCTGGCGACCCTCGTGGTGTCCGACGTCGTGTCCGCCGAGCTGCGCTCGGCCGTCGTGGTCCTGAGCGTCACCGCGGTCCTGATCGTGGGCTCCGCCCTGGCCCACCGCGCCGCGATGCGCCGGGTGCCCACCCTGCTGGTGGGTCCGGCCGACGCGGTCAACCGGCTGGCCGCCCGCTGGGAGGACCGCCACGACCTCGTGGTGGTCGGGCGCTGCACGTGGGACTCCACGCAGCCGCTCGGCAGCGCCACGGTGAACTCGGTGGTCCGCGACGTCCCGAAGCTGCTGCGCACGGTCCACGGGGCCCGCGTCGTCATCACGGCCGACCAGGCCCTCGGCGACCCGTCGCTGCGCCACCTCGCGTGGGGCCTGCAGCGGGCCGAGATCGAGTGCCTCGTGCTGACCGACATGAACGACTACGTCGAGTTCGTGCGACCCACGCGTGTCGGCGACCAGCTGGCGCTGGCCCTCGACCCGCCGAACAGCCACCTCGTCGGCCAGGCCGTCAAGGCGTTCTTCGACCGCAGCTTCGCGCTGCTGGCGATCCTGTTCGGCGCCCCGCTGATGGGCCTGCTCGCGCTGGCGATCCGCATCGACTCGCGCGGCCCGGTGATCTACAGGCAGGAGCGCACGGGCAAGGACGGCGTCCCGTTCGTCATCTACAAGTTCCGCACGATGGTCGTCGACGCCGACCAGCGCGTCGAGGAGCTGCGCGAGATGAACGAGGGCGCGGGCCCGCTGTTCAAGATGACGCAGGACCCGCGGGTCACGCGCGTCGGGCGGCTGCTGCGACAGACCTCGCTCGACGAGCTGCCCCAGCTGTTCAACGTGCTGCTCGGCGACATGGCGCTCGTCGGACCGCGGCCGGCCATCGAGAGCGAGACCTCGCAGTACAGCCAGTGGGTCTGGCGCCGGCTGCACGTCAAGCCCGGCATGACCGGCCTGTGGCAGGTCAGCGGCCGCTCGAACCTCTCGTGGGACGAGTCGATCCGCCTCGACCTGATGTACGTGAACAACTGGAACCTGCGCATGGACCTGTCGATCCTGTTCAAGACCGTCGGCGTGGTCCTGGGGCGCAAGGGCGCCTGGTAG
- a CDS encoding acyltransferase: protein MTGVTTWPDLSRTDDALTPEHRDRLVAAGVDPERLDAVAWRRMDGPLPSWWNDLGNVLYAAPGARLPDHVLAGLTTFYYSGALLVVGAPMDHLTSLLVGGDDATVFLDERVVLTAGELYCGPGSSIALHGPLVATRSPVVDARNGGRVVAAGDQLWAAGVYIATDDMHRLEDAATGERLNPFGATIRIGHHVWLCREAVVSGHVEIGAHVCVGMRSVVRGQKVPPNVVVMGSPGRVVREGTTWSFDDTP, encoded by the coding sequence ATGACCGGCGTGACCACGTGGCCCGACCTGTCCCGCACCGACGACGCGCTGACCCCCGAGCACCGGGACCGGCTCGTCGCGGCGGGCGTCGACCCCGAGCGGCTCGACGCCGTCGCCTGGCGCCGGATGGACGGTCCGCTGCCGTCGTGGTGGAACGACCTCGGCAACGTGCTGTACGCCGCTCCCGGGGCCCGGCTGCCCGACCACGTCCTGGCCGGCCTGACGACCTTCTACTACTCCGGCGCGCTCCTCGTGGTGGGGGCGCCGATGGACCACCTGACCTCGCTGCTGGTCGGCGGCGACGACGCCACGGTGTTCCTCGACGAGCGCGTCGTGCTGACCGCCGGCGAGCTGTACTGCGGGCCCGGCTCCTCGATCGCGCTGCACGGACCCCTCGTGGCCACCCGGTCGCCGGTCGTGGACGCGCGCAACGGGGGGCGCGTCGTGGCCGCCGGCGACCAGCTGTGGGCCGCGGGCGTCTACATCGCCACCGACGACATGCACCGCCTCGAGGACGCGGCCACGGGCGAGCGGCTCAACCCGTTCGGCGCCACGATCCGCATCGGTCACCACGTGTGGCTGTGCCGTGAGGCCGTGGTGTCCGGACACGTCGAGATCGGTGCGCACGTGTGCGTCGGCATGCGGTCCGTCGTGCGCGGTCAGAAGGTGCCTCCGAACGTGGTCGTGATGGGGTCTCCGGGGCGTGTGGTGCGTGAGGGGACCACGTGGTCATTCGACGACACGCCGTGA
- the groL gene encoding chaperonin GroEL (60 kDa chaperone family; promotes refolding of misfolded polypeptides especially under stressful conditions; forms two stacked rings of heptamers to form a barrel-shaped 14mer; ends can be capped by GroES; misfolded proteins enter the barrel where they are refolded when GroES binds), which yields MAKSIAFNEEARRGLERGMNQLADAVKVTLGPKGRNVVLEKKWGAPTITNDGVSIAKEIELEDPYEKIGAELVKEVAKKTDDVAGDGTTTATVLAQALVREGLRNVAAGANPMGLKKGIEIAVEAISEQLLAMAKDVETKEQIASTASISAADTTVGEIIAEAMDKVGKEGVITVEESNTFGLDLELTEGMRFDKGHLSGYFVTDPERMETVLEDPYILIVNSKISTVKDMVPVLEKVMQTGKPLAIIAEDVEGEALATLIVNKLKGTFKSVAIKAPGFGDRRKAMLTDIAILTGGEVISEEVGLKLENADLTLLGTARKVVTSKDETTIVEGGGDEAQIQGRVAQIKAEIENSDSDYDREKLQERLAKLAGGVAVIKVGAATEVELKERKHRIEDAVRNAKAAVEEGIVPGGGVALVQASKAAFEKLELEGDEATGANIVRVATSAPLKQIAVNAGLEGGVVAEKVANLEQGQGLNAATGEYVDMIATGIIDPAKVTRSALANAASIAALFLTTEAVVADKPEPAAPAGAPDMGDMGGMGGMGF from the coding sequence ATGGCCAAGTCCATCGCATTCAACGAAGAAGCCCGGCGCGGGCTCGAGCGGGGCATGAACCAGCTCGCCGACGCCGTCAAGGTCACCCTCGGCCCGAAGGGCCGCAACGTCGTCCTGGAGAAGAAGTGGGGAGCCCCCACGATCACGAACGACGGCGTCTCCATCGCCAAGGAGATCGAGCTCGAGGATCCCTACGAGAAGATCGGCGCCGAGCTCGTCAAGGAAGTCGCCAAGAAGACCGATGACGTCGCCGGCGACGGCACCACGACGGCCACCGTCCTGGCCCAGGCGCTCGTGCGCGAGGGTCTGCGCAACGTGGCCGCCGGCGCCAACCCGATGGGCCTGAAGAAGGGCATCGAGATCGCCGTCGAGGCCATCAGCGAGCAGCTGCTCGCCATGGCGAAGGACGTCGAGACCAAGGAGCAGATCGCCTCCACCGCCTCCATCTCGGCCGCGGACACCACGGTCGGCGAGATCATCGCCGAGGCCATGGACAAGGTCGGCAAGGAAGGCGTCATCACGGTCGAGGAGTCCAACACCTTCGGCCTGGACCTCGAGCTCACCGAGGGCATGCGCTTCGACAAGGGCCACCTGTCGGGCTACTTCGTCACCGATCCCGAGCGCATGGAGACCGTGCTCGAGGATCCGTACATCCTCATCGTCAACAGCAAGATCAGCACCGTGAAGGACATGGTCCCGGTGCTGGAGAAGGTCATGCAGACCGGCAAGCCGCTGGCGATCATCGCCGAGGACGTCGAGGGCGAGGCCCTGGCCACCCTCATCGTCAACAAGCTGAAGGGCACCTTCAAGTCGGTCGCCATCAAGGCCCCCGGCTTCGGTGACCGTCGCAAGGCGATGCTGACCGACATCGCGATCCTCACCGGTGGCGAGGTCATCAGCGAGGAGGTCGGCCTCAAGCTCGAGAACGCCGATCTGACGCTGCTCGGCACCGCCCGCAAGGTCGTCACGTCCAAGGACGAGACCACCATCGTCGAGGGCGGCGGCGACGAGGCCCAGATCCAGGGCCGTGTCGCCCAGATCAAGGCCGAGATCGAGAACAGCGACTCGGACTACGACCGCGAGAAGCTCCAGGAGCGCCTCGCCAAGCTGGCCGGCGGCGTGGCCGTCATCAAGGTCGGCGCGGCCACCGAGGTCGAGCTCAAGGAGCGCAAGCACCGCATCGAGGACGCCGTCCGCAACGCGAAGGCGGCCGTCGAGGAGGGCATCGTCCCCGGCGGCGGTGTCGCGCTCGTCCAGGCCAGCAAGGCCGCGTTCGAGAAGCTCGAGCTCGAGGGCGACGAGGCCACCGGCGCGAACATCGTGCGCGTCGCCACCTCGGCCCCGCTGAAGCAGATCGCCGTCAACGCCGGCCTCGAGGGTGGCGTCGTCGCGGAGAAGGTCGCCAACCTGGAGCAGGGTCAGGGCCTCAACGCGGCCACCGGCGAGTACGTCGACATGATCGCGACCGGCATCATCGACCCGGCCAAGGTCACGCGCTCCGCGCTGGCGAATGCCGCGTCGATCGCCGCGCTGTTCCTCACCACCGAGGCCGTCGTGGCCGACAAGCCGGAGCCCGCGGCCCCGGCCGGTGCGCCCGACATGGGCGACATGGGTGGCATGGGCGGCATGGGCTTCTGA
- a CDS encoding cold-shock protein → MVHGTVKWFNSDKGYGFIAVDGQDDVFVHWSKIAINGFKTLEDGQNVELEVVDGPKGREAENVQPLH, encoded by the coding sequence ATGGTGCATGGCACCGTCAAGTGGTTCAACTCCGACAAGGGGTACGGCTTCATCGCCGTCGACGGCCAGGACGACGTCTTCGTCCACTGGTCGAAGATCGCGATCAACGGGTTCAAGACCCTCGAGGACGGCCAGAACGTCGAGCTCGAGGTGGTCGACGGCCCCAAGGGGCGCGAGGCCGAGAACGTCCAGCCGCTGCACTAG
- a CDS encoding MoaD/ThiS family protein, whose translation MAVSVRIPTILRSYTNDESQVSAEGDRLSAVLDSLETAYPGIRARIVDEDGKLRRFVNVYVAEEDVRFADGLDTKTPDGTQISVIPAVAGGC comes from the coding sequence ATGGCCGTGTCCGTCCGCATCCCCACGATCCTGCGCAGCTACACGAACGACGAGTCGCAGGTCAGCGCCGAGGGCGACCGCCTCAGCGCCGTGCTCGACTCGCTCGAGACCGCCTACCCCGGCATCCGGGCCCGCATCGTCGACGAGGACGGCAAGCTGCGCCGCTTCGTCAACGTGTACGTGGCCGAGGAGGACGTGCGCTTCGCCGACGGCCTCGACACCAAGACCCCCGACGGCACCCAGATCTCGGTGATCCCCGCGGTCGCCGGCGGCTGCTGA
- the thrC gene encoding threonine synthase, producing MSVTIPDRTTLREGAFGPATALKCRECGATRELGPHYACYECFGPLEIAYDFGTVTREQIEAGPTNIWRYKALLPVPADIEDSPNLEPGFTRLLDARNLAAELGLSKLWVKDDSTNPTNSFKDRVVACALSAAREFGSKVFACPSTGNLANAVAAAGARAGIRTVVFIPSNLETPKQVNSAIFTDNLVAVDGNYDDVNKLASEIAGEDEGWAFVNVNVRPFYAEGSKTLGYEIAEQLGWRLPDQIVIPVASGSQLTKVHKAFQELIALGLVEDKPYRVFGAQAQGCNPVATAFKDGVDAIRPVRPDTIAKSLAIGNPADGIYVLDIARGTGGGVEEVDDDQIRDAIVLLARTEGIFTETAGGTTVAVLRKLVETGQLDPELETVVINTGHGLKTLDAVAGSVGPRATIAPTYDAFAAAGIA from the coding sequence GTGAGTGTCACGATCCCTGACCGCACCACCCTTCGCGAGGGTGCCTTCGGCCCCGCCACCGCCCTGAAGTGCCGCGAGTGCGGCGCCACGCGCGAGCTCGGTCCCCACTACGCCTGCTACGAGTGCTTCGGCCCGCTCGAGATCGCCTACGACTTCGGCACGGTCACCCGCGAGCAGATCGAGGCCGGCCCCACGAACATCTGGCGCTACAAGGCGCTGCTGCCCGTCCCCGCCGACATCGAGGACAGCCCCAACCTCGAGCCGGGCTTCACCCGCCTGCTCGACGCGCGCAACCTCGCGGCCGAGCTGGGCCTGTCGAAGCTGTGGGTCAAGGACGACAGCACGAACCCCACCAACTCCTTCAAGGACCGCGTCGTCGCCTGCGCGCTCAGCGCCGCGCGCGAGTTCGGCAGCAAGGTCTTCGCCTGTCCGTCGACCGGCAACCTCGCCAACGCGGTCGCGGCCGCGGGCGCCCGCGCCGGCATCCGCACGGTCGTGTTCATCCCGAGCAACCTCGAGACGCCCAAGCAGGTGAACTCGGCGATCTTCACCGACAACCTGGTCGCCGTCGACGGGAACTACGACGACGTCAACAAGCTGGCCAGCGAGATCGCCGGCGAGGACGAGGGCTGGGCGTTCGTCAACGTCAACGTGCGGCCGTTCTACGCCGAGGGCTCCAAGACGCTCGGCTACGAGATCGCCGAGCAGCTCGGCTGGCGCCTGCCCGACCAGATCGTCATCCCCGTCGCCTCGGGCTCCCAGCTGACGAAGGTGCACAAGGCCTTCCAGGAGCTCATCGCGCTGGGCCTGGTCGAGGACAAGCCGTACCGCGTCTTCGGCGCGCAGGCGCAGGGCTGCAACCCCGTCGCCACCGCGTTCAAGGACGGCGTCGACGCGATCCGGCCGGTGCGGCCCGACACGATCGCCAAGTCGCTCGCGATCGGCAACCCCGCCGACGGCATCTACGTGCTCGACATCGCGCGCGGCACCGGCGGCGGCGTCGAGGAGGTCGACGACGACCAGATCCGCGACGCGATCGTCCTGCTCGCGCGCACCGAGGGCATCTTCACCGAGACCGCCGGTGGCACCACCGTGGCCGTGCTGAGGAAGCTCGTCGAGACGGGCCAGCTGGACCCCGAGCTCGAGACCGTCGTGATCAACACCGGTCACGGCCTCAAGACGCTCGACGCGGTCGCCGGTTCCGTCGGCCCGCGCGCCACGATCGCCCCCACCTACGACGCCTTCGCCGCGGCCGGCATCGCCTGA
- the otsB gene encoding trehalose-phosphatase has translation MTDPGRTLLALDFDGTLAPIVEDPASAYIHPESLAALRRLGPILGTIAIITGRPVDQVRRLGRFEEGDGLEHLVVCGQYGAERWDAATGELTRPSRPEAVSQLAARLPQWMREHDASRIRVEDKGLAIALHTRGVAPGLLDELAPQIEALATEVGLHLEPGRQVIELRASGTDKGQTLRGIIGRVSPGAVIYAGDDLGDLPAFREAIALREQGMDVTLVCSASEEQDALVALADVVLDGPDDVAAWLGDLADRFAPV, from the coding sequence ATGACTGATCCGGGGCGCACCCTGCTCGCGCTGGACTTCGACGGCACGCTCGCGCCGATCGTCGAGGACCCCGCGTCGGCGTACATCCACCCCGAGTCCCTCGCGGCGCTGCGGCGTCTCGGGCCGATCCTGGGGACGATCGCGATCATCACCGGACGTCCCGTCGACCAGGTGCGCCGGCTCGGCCGCTTCGAGGAGGGCGACGGCCTGGAGCACCTGGTCGTCTGCGGCCAGTACGGCGCCGAGCGCTGGGACGCCGCCACGGGCGAGCTGACCCGGCCGTCGCGCCCCGAGGCCGTCTCGCAGCTGGCCGCGCGCCTGCCGCAGTGGATGCGCGAGCACGATGCGTCGCGCATCCGGGTCGAGGACAAGGGCCTGGCGATCGCGCTGCACACGCGCGGCGTCGCGCCGGGCCTGCTCGACGAGCTGGCTCCGCAGATCGAGGCGCTCGCCACCGAGGTCGGCCTGCACCTCGAGCCCGGCCGCCAGGTGATCGAGCTGCGCGCCTCGGGCACCGACAAGGGCCAGACCCTGCGCGGCATCATCGGCCGCGTCTCGCCCGGTGCGGTCATCTACGCCGGCGACGACCTCGGCGACCTGCCGGCGTTCCGCGAGGCCATCGCCCTGCGCGAGCAGGGGATGGACGTCACCCTCGTGTGCTCGGCCTCCGAGGAGCAGGACGCGCTCGTCGCGCTCGCCGACGTGGTGCTCGACGGGCCCGACGACGTCGCGGCCTGGCTCGGCGACCTCGCCGACCGGTTCGCCCCGGTCTGA
- a CDS encoding LytR C-terminal domain-containing protein, with protein MEEQPPLEPRDDRREPERRRPWHVVVLPAVWLILGALGGWAIIEAVREDEAPAQSAQRTSTGPTSKPTKKASAKPKPKKTTEPTAEPTTEPTTEPTATRSIGVSVYNQIGIGGLAARVAGQARAAGWTVGAVADWRGGVPQDTVYYPAGRQAEAALLGSDLGIVRLMPATGNMSTSNLTVVLASPR; from the coding sequence GTGGAGGAGCAGCCGCCCCTCGAACCGCGCGACGACCGGCGTGAGCCCGAGCGTCGTCGCCCGTGGCACGTCGTCGTGCTGCCCGCCGTCTGGCTGATCCTCGGTGCCCTCGGCGGCTGGGCGATCATCGAGGCCGTCCGCGAGGACGAGGCGCCCGCGCAGTCCGCGCAGCGCACCAGCACGGGCCCGACGTCCAAGCCCACGAAGAAGGCCTCCGCGAAGCCGAAGCCGAAGAAGACGACCGAGCCCACCGCCGAGCCCACGACCGAGCCGACCACCGAGCCCACCGCGACCCGGTCGATCGGCGTCTCGGTCTACAACCAGATCGGCATCGGCGGCCTCGCCGCCCGCGTCGCCGGCCAGGCCCGTGCCGCCGGCTGGACCGTCGGCGCCGTGGCCGACTGGCGCGGTGGGGTCCCGCAGGACACCGTCTACTACCCGGCGGGACGCCAGGCCGAGGCCGCGCTGCTCGGCAGCGACCTCGGGATCGTGCGCCTCATGCCCGCCACGGGGAACATGTCCACCAGCAACCTGACGGTCGTGCTGGCCAGCCCCCGCTGA
- a CDS encoding DUF3263 domain-containing protein, whose translation MAAVESHDQAVRDGALSDRDREMLELERLWWKYAGAKEQAIRDKFDMTATRYYQILNALIDSEDALAHDPLLVKRLRRLRSQRQRQRQARRTGSDR comes from the coding sequence ATGGCAGCGGTGGAGAGTCACGACCAAGCGGTCCGCGACGGCGCATTGTCCGATCGCGACCGCGAGATGCTCGAGCTCGAGCGCCTGTGGTGGAAGTACGCCGGCGCCAAGGAGCAGGCGATCCGCGACAAGTTCGACATGACCGCCACCCGCTACTACCAGATCCTCAACGCGCTGATCGACTCCGAGGACGCGCTCGCGCACGACCCGCTGCTCGTCAAGCGCCTGCGCCGCCTCCGTTCGCAGCGCCAGCGTCAGCGCCAGGCCCGGCGTACCGGCTCCGACCGCTGA
- a CDS encoding alpha,alpha-trehalose-phosphate synthase (UDP-forming): protein MAPEKTDFLVIANRLPVDRRIGDDGEVSWRTSPGGLVTALEPVMKLQGGAWIGWHGAADEDLPEFEHDGLRLVPVPLTELEVEEYYEGFSNGTLWPLYHDVVVTPEYHREWWDAYVTVNRRFAEKAASLAAQGAVVWVQDYQLQLVPQMLRELRPDLLIGFFLHIPFPPTELFQQLPWRRQILEGLLGADLVGFQMPGGAQNFARLVRQRVGHRTVRDTVFLPDGRKVLARAYPISIDARGFEQLSRTPEVIARAQEIRDSLGNPRHVLIGIDRLDYTKGLPQRLRAFGELVRDGVIDVDEAVFVQVATPSRERVHQYRLLRDDINRLVGRINGDMGRIGQQPIQYLHASFPREEMAAMYRAADVMVVTPLRDGMNLVAKEYIATRWDDRGALVLSEFAGAAGELRQAFQVNPHDINGMKQALLEAMQAPPVDLRKRMRALRKQVMENDIERWATTFLAELAEARDTGPADGDD, encoded by the coding sequence ATGGCGCCCGAGAAGACCGACTTCCTCGTGATCGCCAACCGCCTGCCCGTCGACCGCCGGATCGGCGACGACGGCGAGGTCTCGTGGCGCACGTCGCCCGGCGGTCTGGTCACGGCACTCGAACCGGTCATGAAGCTCCAGGGCGGGGCGTGGATCGGCTGGCACGGTGCCGCCGACGAGGACCTCCCCGAGTTCGAGCACGACGGCCTGCGACTCGTCCCGGTGCCGCTGACCGAGCTGGAGGTCGAGGAGTACTACGAGGGCTTCTCCAACGGCACCCTCTGGCCGCTCTACCACGACGTCGTCGTCACCCCGGAGTACCACCGCGAGTGGTGGGACGCCTACGTCACGGTCAACCGCCGCTTCGCCGAGAAGGCCGCCTCCCTCGCCGCGCAGGGCGCGGTCGTGTGGGTGCAGGACTACCAGCTGCAGCTCGTCCCGCAGATGCTGCGCGAGCTGCGCCCCGACCTGCTGATCGGCTTCTTCCTGCACATCCCGTTCCCGCCCACCGAGCTGTTCCAGCAGCTGCCGTGGCGCCGCCAGATCCTCGAGGGCCTGCTGGGCGCCGACCTCGTCGGCTTCCAGATGCCCGGTGGCGCGCAGAACTTCGCCCGCCTCGTGCGTCAGCGCGTGGGCCACCGCACCGTGCGCGACACCGTCTTCCTGCCCGACGGCCGCAAGGTCCTGGCGCGGGCCTACCCGATCTCGATCGACGCGCGCGGCTTCGAGCAGCTCTCGCGCACCCCCGAGGTCATCGCCCGGGCGCAGGAGATCCGCGACAGCCTCGGCAACCCGCGGCACGTGCTCATCGGCATCGACCGCCTCGACTACACCAAGGGCCTGCCCCAGCGGCTGCGCGCCTTCGGCGAGCTCGTGCGCGACGGCGTGATCGACGTCGACGAGGCCGTGTTCGTCCAGGTCGCCACCCCGTCGCGCGAGCGCGTGCACCAGTACCGCCTGCTGCGCGACGACATCAACCGCCTCGTGGGCCGGATCAACGGCGACATGGGCCGCATCGGCCAGCAGCCGATCCAGTACCTGCACGCCTCGTTCCCGCGCGAGGAGATGGCCGCGATGTACCGGGCCGCCGACGTCATGGTGGTCACCCCGCTGCGCGACGGCATGAACCTCGTCGCCAAGGAGTACATCGCCACGCGCTGGGACGACCGCGGCGCGCTCGTGCTCAGCGAGTTCGCCGGTGCCGCCGGCGAGCTCCGACAGGCGTTCCAGGTCAACCCGCACGACATCAACGGCATGAAGCAGGCGCTGCTCGAGGCCATGCAGGCGCCTCCGGTCGACCTGCGCAAGCGGATGCGCGCGCTGCGCAAGCAGGTGATGGAGAACGACATCGAGCGCTGGGCCACCACGTTCCTGGCCGAGCTCGCCGAGGCCCGTGACACCGGTCCGGCCGACGGTGACGACTGA
- a CDS encoding MFS transporter has translation MTTELPARVRRGYALGSVATGTFGTVPGLLLLPYLTDEIGIGAALAGVLVFAPKAWDVVLNPIAGRISDRSTHPAGRRRPFLVRAGLTLAVLFAVMFAGPTEPQALAAAWVAVAFLGCASAYAFFQVPYVAMPAELTLDYAERTRLMTWRVVVLALAILVSGATAPIVADQLGHAAMGAYVGLVIALGVLGAWWGTRGAPEHPTETAGGTFADQLRLVAQNPDFRAVLLTFVVQAAAIGTVLAGVAYVADDLLDSTAANTFLFVAFVGPALLVTPLWERYATTRGKRSGYAVATVFLVIGMAALLAAHEGWLALTYVAAALVGIGYAGAQVFPMAMLPDVAADDASRSGANRIGVFTGVWTAGETLGLALGPGIFALVLTAGGYVSSTSGVTVDQPDGARLAIALGFSVLPALLSAISLVLLRGYRLDDRLRSADVA, from the coding sequence GTGACGACTGAGCTTCCGGCCCGGGTCCGGCGCGGCTACGCGCTCGGCAGCGTCGCCACCGGGACCTTCGGCACCGTCCCCGGACTGCTGCTGCTGCCCTACCTGACCGACGAGATCGGCATCGGCGCGGCGCTGGCCGGCGTGCTGGTGTTCGCGCCGAAGGCGTGGGACGTCGTCCTCAACCCGATCGCGGGGCGCATCAGCGACCGCTCCACGCATCCCGCCGGGCGGCGCCGTCCGTTCCTCGTGCGGGCCGGGCTCACCCTGGCCGTGCTGTTCGCGGTGATGTTCGCCGGTCCCACCGAGCCGCAGGCCCTGGCCGCCGCGTGGGTGGCCGTGGCGTTCCTGGGCTGCGCGAGCGCCTATGCGTTCTTCCAGGTGCCCTACGTCGCGATGCCGGCCGAGCTGACGCTCGACTACGCCGAGCGGACGCGCCTCATGACGTGGCGCGTCGTCGTCCTCGCGCTGGCGATCCTGGTCTCGGGCGCCACCGCCCCGATCGTGGCCGACCAGCTGGGGCACGCGGCGATGGGCGCGTACGTCGGCCTCGTCATCGCGCTCGGCGTGCTGGGCGCGTGGTGGGGAACGCGCGGCGCGCCCGAGCACCCCACCGAGACCGCGGGCGGCACGTTCGCCGACCAGCTGCGGCTCGTGGCCCAGAACCCCGACTTCCGCGCGGTGCTGCTGACGTTCGTCGTGCAGGCCGCCGCGATCGGCACGGTGCTGGCGGGCGTGGCCTACGTGGCCGACGACCTGCTCGACAGCACGGCCGCCAACACGTTCCTGTTCGTCGCCTTCGTCGGTCCCGCGCTGCTCGTCACGCCGCTGTGGGAGCGCTACGCCACCACCCGCGGCAAGCGGTCGGGGTACGCCGTCGCCACCGTCTTCCTCGTGATCGGGATGGCCGCACTGCTGGCGGCGCACGAGGGCTGGCTCGCGCTCACCTATGTCGCCGCCGCACTCGTGGGCATCGGGTACGCCGGGGCCCAGGTCTTCCCGATGGCGATGCTGCCCGACGTGGCCGCCGACGACGCCTCGCGCAGCGGGGCCAACCGCATCGGCGTGTTCACCGGCGTGTGGACCGCGGGCGAGACGCTCGGCCTCGCCCTCGGGCCCGGCATCTTCGCGCTCGTGCTGACGGCCGGTGGCTACGTGTCGTCGACGTCCGGCGTCACCGTCGACCAGCCCGACGGCGCCCGCCTCGCGATCGCGCTGGGCTTCTCGGTGCTGCCGGCCCTCCTGTCCGCGATCAGCCTCGTGCTGCTGCGCGGCTACCGACTCGACGACCGACTGAGGAGTGCCGATGTCGCCTGA